One part of the Mariniflexile litorale genome encodes these proteins:
- the coaE gene encoding dephospho-CoA kinase (Dephospho-CoA kinase (CoaE) performs the final step in coenzyme A biosynthesis.): protein MIIVGLTGGIGSGKTMVARQFEALGIPVYIADDEAKRLMNTSKVIRRKLIKLFGNEAYIDNQLNKPFIANIIFNDKAYLQKMNAIVHPRVAMHFKKWQLKQDAPYVIKEVAILFENGSYQECDYVITVTAPKAIRIERLLKRDVTTKDKVLAIMKNQWTDEEKVKLSDYVIINILLENTIKQVREIHLNILKSSK from the coding sequence ATGATAATAGTAGGTTTAACAGGTGGTATTGGAAGTGGTAAAACAATGGTTGCCAGACAATTTGAAGCATTGGGTATTCCTGTTTATATTGCTGATGATGAAGCAAAAAGACTTATGAATACGTCTAAAGTTATTAGGCGAAAACTCATTAAATTATTTGGTAATGAAGCTTATATAGACAATCAATTAAACAAACCTTTTATCGCAAATATTATTTTCAACGATAAAGCATATTTGCAAAAAATGAACGCCATAGTACACCCACGAGTAGCAATGCATTTTAAAAAATGGCAGTTAAAACAAGACGCACCTTATGTTATAAAAGAAGTTGCTATTTTGTTTGAAAATGGTAGTTATCAGGAATGTGATTATGTTATTACCGTTACAGCTCCAAAGGCCATACGTATAGAGCGTTTACTTAAAAGAGATGTAACAACTAAAGATAAAGTGTTAGCTATCATGAAAAATCAATGGACAGATGAAGAAAAAGTAAAGCTTTCTGATTATGTGATTATTAATATATTACTTGAAAACACTATA